One Solea senegalensis isolate Sse05_10M linkage group LG13, IFAPA_SoseM_1, whole genome shotgun sequence DNA segment encodes these proteins:
- the LOC122779279 gene encoding glutaredoxin domain-containing cysteine-rich protein 2: protein MEELQRKLNQRYESTKPRKVRFKLASSYSGRVLKHVYEDGQELDSPEEKYPHSFVHRKIPPSHLEMEQLCGFEDAHGDQQGLCPPTGLIAQRINVYRGMGNYKPTADLTEGAEGDASSQVLDFGKIIIYTSNLRIIRAPPKNPEVSRHHAAPHVDMDAKPKAKERVSRRRAKALSIQDAEDKEAHSSNIKTTEADSCQHCGGSGCAPCSLCHGSKLSMLANRFNESISDLRCQACYPHGLEKCQSCSSK from the exons ATGGAGGAACTCCAAAGGAAACTGAATCAGCGGTACGAAAGCACCAAGCCCAGAAAG gtaaGGTTCAAGCTCGCGTCGTCCTACAGTGGCCGGGTGCTGAAGCATGTGTATGAGGATGGCCAGGAGCTGGACAGTCCGGAGGAGAAATACCCTCACAGCTTTGTCCACCGCAAGATCCCTCCCAGCCACCTGGAGATGGAGCAGCTTTGTGGGTTTGAGGACGCTCACGGGGACCAACAAG GTCTGTGTCCTCCAACGGGGCTCATTGCCCAAAGAATAAATGTATACAGAGGAATGGGAAACTACAAGCCAACTGCTGATCTGacagagggagcagagggagaCGCCAGC tCCCAAGTGTTGGATTTTGGCAAGATAATCATCTACACTAGCAACCTGCGCATCATCAGGGCACCACCAAAGAATCCTGAGGTGTCGCGACACCACGCGGCGCCGCATGTGGACATGGATGCAAAACCAAAGGCCAAGGAGAGGGTGAGCAGGAGGAGAGCGAAAGCTCTGAGTATACAGGACGCGGAGGACAAAGAGGCGCACAGCAGCAACATTAAGACCACG GAGGCAGACAGCTGCCAGCATTGTGGTGGTTCGGGCTGCGCTCCCTGCTCTCTGTGTCACGGCAGCAAGCTGTCTATGCTCGCGAACCGCTTCAACGAGTCCATCAGTGATCTGCGCTGCCAAGCCTGCTATCCCCATGGTCTGGAGAAATGCCAGTCGTGCTCCAGCAAATAG